Proteins from one Thermococcus celericrescens genomic window:
- a CDS encoding endonuclease dU: MIRKVKPQIRVVGFDDGTFSFSSKLQREKTILIGVVMKGSQEVVGVLSRWITVDGKDATEAMIDAISSSRFKDLRLILLKGITYAGFNVVDLEELHRETGLPVIVVVRKRPDIGAMEAALRKHFPDAEERLGLLKKAPPLVEMIPEKLYFQAAGVDEKTAVEIIRATTRTGLTPEPLRLAHMIASAVMTGESKRE, encoded by the coding sequence ATGATAAGGAAGGTCAAGCCCCAGATACGCGTCGTTGGGTTTGACGATGGGACGTTCTCTTTCTCTTCCAAACTCCAGCGGGAGAAAACGATTCTGATAGGCGTCGTCATGAAGGGCTCCCAGGAGGTTGTTGGCGTTCTCTCGCGCTGGATAACCGTCGACGGAAAGGACGCCACGGAGGCCATGATAGACGCCATCAGCTCATCCAGATTCAAAGATTTGAGACTGATTCTCCTTAAGGGCATAACCTACGCCGGCTTCAACGTCGTTGACCTGGAGGAGCTCCACAGGGAAACGGGACTGCCGGTTATAGTAGTCGTTCGGAAGAGACCGGACATCGGGGCGATGGAGGCCGCGCTCAGGAAACACTTCCCCGATGCGGAGGAGAGGCTCGGGCTTCTTAAAAAGGCACCCCCACTGGTTGAGATGATACCCGAAAAGCTCTATTTCCAGGCCGCAGGTGTGGACGAGAAGACCGCGGTCGAGATAATCCGGGCCACCACGAGGACCGGCCTAACCCCCGAACCCCTCCGGCTGGCACACATGATAGCCTCCGCGGTGATGACCGGCGAGAGCAAGAGGGAGTAG
- the cutA gene encoding divalent-cation tolerance protein CutA: protein MEMILVYTTFPDWESAEKVVKALLERKLIACANLREHRAFYWWQGKIEEDTEVGAILKTEVEKWRELRDAIKEMHPYEVPVIARIEVDKVNDEYAEWLEKVLS, encoded by the coding sequence ATGGAGATGATACTAGTTTACACAACCTTCCCCGACTGGGAGAGCGCCGAGAAGGTGGTGAAAGCCCTCCTTGAGAGAAAGCTCATCGCCTGCGCCAACCTCAGGGAGCACAGGGCGTTCTACTGGTGGCAGGGGAAGATCGAGGAGGACACCGAAGTCGGCGCCATACTCAAGACAGAGGTCGAGAAGTGGAGGGAGCTGAGGGACGCCATCAAAGAGATGCACCCGTACGAGGTTCCCGTGATAGCCAGGATAGAGGTGGACAAGGTAAACGATGAATACGCGGAGTGGCTCGAGAAGGTGCTGTCATGA